The nucleotide window GCTCCCTTTCCGTCTTTCGGGTGCAGCACCGAGTTGGCGATCACGATGCGCTGGATCTCCGACGTCCCTTCGTACAGCTCGGTCACCTTGGCGTCTCGATAATAGCGCTCCACCGGGAACTCCTTGGTGTAGCCGTAGCCGCCGTGGATCTGCACGGCCTTGTCGGCGCAATGGCAGGCCGCCGCCGACGCGGTCAGCTTGGCGATCGATGATTCGGGGCCGTGCGGCAGCCCATGGTCCTTGCGCCAGGCAGCGCGCATCGTGAGGAGGCGCGCGCCGTCGATCTCGGCCTTCATGTCGGCCACCATC belongs to Candidatus Binatia bacterium and includes:
- a CDS encoding acyl-CoA dehydrogenase family protein — its product is KEIQKMGLHGSDTVELFFEDCRVPAENRLAEEGYGFRVAMTSLDAGRIGVAAQALGIAQACLEAAVRYARERVQFGKPIAEFQAIQWMVADMKAEIDGARLLTMRAAWRKDHGLPHGPESSIAKLTASAAACHCADKAVQIHGGYGYTKEFPVERYYRDAKVTELYEGTSEIQRIVIANSVLHPKDGKGAA